In one Nicotiana sylvestris chromosome 8, ASM39365v2, whole genome shotgun sequence genomic region, the following are encoded:
- the LOC104239739 gene encoding 14-3-3 protein 9-like isoform X1, with product MASSKERENCVYIAKLAEQAERYDEMVDAMKKVANMDVELTVEERNLLSVGYKNVVGSRRASWRILSSIEQKEESRGNELSAKRIKEYRHKVEKELTDICSDIMTVIDEHLIPSCPAGESSVFYYKMKGDYYRYLAEFKTGTDKKEVSDLSLKAYQSATTTAEAELPPTHPIRLGLALNFSVFYYEILNSPERACHLAKQAFDEAISELDSLNEDSYKDSTLIMQLLRDNLTLWTSDIPEDSEDAQKGDAATSKAGGEGAE from the exons ATGGCTTCCTCAAAAGAACGCGAGAACTGCGTCTACATCGCCAAACTCGCCGAGCAAGCTGAACGATACGACG AGATGGTTGATGCAATGAAAAAGGTTGCAAATATGGATGTTGAATTGACTGTGGAGGAGAGGAATTTGCTTTCTGTTGGATATAAGAATGTTGTTGGTTCGAGGAGAGCATCATGGAGGATCTTATCCTCTATTGAGCAGAAGGAAGAGTCAAGAGGAAACGAGCTGAGTGCTAAACGGATCAAGGAGTACCGGCATAAGGTTGAGAAGGAGCTAACTGACATTTGCAGTGATATCATGACTGTTATCGATGAGCATCTAATTCCCTCATGTCCTGCTGGTGAATCATCTGTGTTTTACTACAAGAT GAAAGGGGATTATTATCGCTATCTTGCAGAGTTCAAAACTGGTACCGATAAGAAAGAGGTGTCTGATCTTTCATTGAAGGCGTATCAG TCAGCTACAACAACTGCTGAGGCTGAATTACCACCTACACATCCCATTAGGTTGGGTTTGGCTTTGAATTTCTCTGTTTTCTACTATGAGATCCTGAACTCTCCTGAGAG GGCATGCCACCTTGCAAAGCAGGCTTTTGATGAAGCAATATCAGAGTTGGATAGCCTGAATGAGGATTCCTACAAAGATAGCACCTTGATTATGCAGCTTCTTAGGGACAATCTCACCTTGTGGACTTCTGATATTCCAGAGGATTCAG AAGATGCCCAAAAGGGAGATGCAGCCACAAGCAAAGCAGGAGGCGAGGGTGCCGAG TGA
- the LOC104239740 gene encoding uncharacterized protein, producing the protein MAFSFKLDTVNPIFFTITKSPIRRNRSVLAFKLSASSSGNAQIAEAFEEGQLERPRWTGETPLSRLVGALISFKPLFSILKLGARQVFISTAEKTNIPWREMTKEILDSDVYKELESIQNPAIAYPDYYLNPFHAYDEGNLSWLAAAEAEAATMSMVRRAIPNASSLEEANQIVRGNWLDAIEKHHQQYSADFSIRDILDIGCSVGVSTGYLADRYPSAKVTGLDLSPYFLAVAQYKEKKRNQRKNPLSWIHANGENTGLPSKSFDLVSIAYVFHECPERAIRNLVKESFRILRPGGTVAITDNSPKSKILQELPPVLFTLMKSTEPFLDEYYLTDLERVMKETGFANVQTVLTDPRHRTVTATVPY; encoded by the exons ATGGCATTCAGCTTCAAGCTTGACACTGTGAATCCCATTTTCTTCACCATAACTAAATCTCCAATAAGAAGAAACCGTAGTGTGTTGGCCTTTAAGTTGTCAGCTTCTTCAAGTGGAAATGCACAAATTGCAGAGGCATTTGAGGAAGGACAACTTGAAAGGCCTCGTTGGACAGGGGAAACCCCACTTTCACGTCTAGTTGGAGCTCTTATTTCCTTCAAACCGCTCTTCTCTATACTCAAACTTGGTGCCAGACAAGTTTTTATAAG TACAGCTGAGAAAACTAATATTCCATGGAGGGAGATGACAAAGGAGATACTGGATTCTGATGTTTACAAAGAGTTAGAGAGCATCCAGAATCCTGCCATTGCATATCCTGATT ATTATCTAAATCCCTTCCACGCGTATGATGAAGGCAACCTCTCCTGGCTG GCTGCAGCTGAAGCAGAGGCTGCAACTATGTCTATGGTGAGACGTGCAATACCTAATGCTTCTTCACTTGAAGAAGCAAACCAGATAGTACGCGGAAATTGGCTTGATGCAATCGAAAAACATCATCAACAATATTCCGCAGACTTCTCAATCAGAGACATTCTTGACATTGGATGCTCGGTTGGTGTGAGCACGGGATATCTTGCGGACAGATATCCTTCTGCTAAAGTGACT GGTCTGGATCTTTCACCATATTTTCTTGCTGTTGCTCagtataaagaaaagaaaagaaaccagagAAAGAATCCTCTAAGCTGGATACATGCAAACGGTGAAAACACTGGCTTGCCTTCCAAATCATTTGACCTTGTTTCAATTGCTTATGTG TTTCATGAATGTCCTGAAAGAGCAATAAGAAATTTAGTGAAGGAGTCATTTCGGATACTTCGACCTGGAGGAACTGTTGCTATAACTGATAACTCG CCAAAGTCCAAGATTCTTCAG GAATTACCGCCAGTGTTGTTTACATTAATGAAGAGCACAGAACCTTTTCTGGATGAATACTACTTGACTGATCTTGAAAGAGTAATGAAGGAAACTGGTTTTGCCAATGTACAAACTGTTCTCACTGATCCTAGACACAGAACTGTTACTGCCACCGTGCCTTACTAA
- the LOC104239739 gene encoding 14-3-3 protein 9-like isoform X2 has protein sequence MASSKERENCVYIAKLAEQAERYDEMVDAMKKVANMDVELTVEERNLLSVGYKNVVGSRRASWRILSSIEQKEESRGNELSAKRIKEYRHKVEKELTDICSDIMTVIDEHLIPSCPAGESSVFYYKMKGDYYRYLAEFKTGTDKKEVSDLSLKAYQSATTTAEAELPPTHPIRLGLALNFSVFYYEILNSPERACHLAKQAFDEAISELDSLNEDSYKDSTLIMQLLRDNLTLWTSDIPEDSDAQKGDAATSKAGGEGAE, from the exons ATGGCTTCCTCAAAAGAACGCGAGAACTGCGTCTACATCGCCAAACTCGCCGAGCAAGCTGAACGATACGACG AGATGGTTGATGCAATGAAAAAGGTTGCAAATATGGATGTTGAATTGACTGTGGAGGAGAGGAATTTGCTTTCTGTTGGATATAAGAATGTTGTTGGTTCGAGGAGAGCATCATGGAGGATCTTATCCTCTATTGAGCAGAAGGAAGAGTCAAGAGGAAACGAGCTGAGTGCTAAACGGATCAAGGAGTACCGGCATAAGGTTGAGAAGGAGCTAACTGACATTTGCAGTGATATCATGACTGTTATCGATGAGCATCTAATTCCCTCATGTCCTGCTGGTGAATCATCTGTGTTTTACTACAAGAT GAAAGGGGATTATTATCGCTATCTTGCAGAGTTCAAAACTGGTACCGATAAGAAAGAGGTGTCTGATCTTTCATTGAAGGCGTATCAG TCAGCTACAACAACTGCTGAGGCTGAATTACCACCTACACATCCCATTAGGTTGGGTTTGGCTTTGAATTTCTCTGTTTTCTACTATGAGATCCTGAACTCTCCTGAGAG GGCATGCCACCTTGCAAAGCAGGCTTTTGATGAAGCAATATCAGAGTTGGATAGCCTGAATGAGGATTCCTACAAAGATAGCACCTTGATTATGCAGCTTCTTAGGGACAATCTCACCTTGTGGACTTCTGATATTCCAGAGGATTCAG ATGCCCAAAAGGGAGATGCAGCCACAAGCAAAGCAGGAGGCGAGGGTGCCGAG TGA